Proteins co-encoded in one Fastidiosipila sp. genomic window:
- a CDS encoding DUF1727 domain-containing protein, with product MKAKRSPRFIATILIVRATRRVMRLLHLKATHFPGQLASRLCPDFLSRIEKPGHIIAITGTNGKTTVANLVADMAEKLGLSFAHNAYGSNIEEGIITALLDAATLTGRKKRPLAILEIDERVTRIVFKSLRPDYLLVTNLFRESYLRNAHGEFIFDILNESIPPSTQLILNADDLLSQQLGESRRHTSFGIARLPGEEAFNTSLIRDVNLCPRCQGPLTDDFIRYHHIGRSRCEACGWRSMIPDFEATAVSSGTLTLSNTLDNSEETYPFKGENILEAYNLLAAIALFRTLGYGREIIARILGEVAIGVTRKEIIQAGDKRIYRMLAKGKNPIAVSRVLDALCSLPGRKQFILLVDTSVKKMSEEDNTAWLYDTDLSILAAEEVTRIIVGGRRAEDIRTALLFAGLPPEKIRTCRDKSETGSLVKHSQGPETLAILYELYSEPVSRKVAASLQRVFSKAAAESGVKP from the coding sequence GTGAAAGCAAAACGGTCACCGCGGTTTATCGCGACCATCCTGATCGTGCGGGCAACACGCAGGGTCATGCGTCTGCTCCATTTAAAAGCCACCCATTTCCCCGGTCAGCTGGCCAGCCGGCTTTGTCCCGATTTTTTATCGCGGATTGAAAAACCGGGCCACATCATTGCCATCACCGGAACCAACGGCAAAACGACGGTAGCCAATCTGGTTGCCGACATGGCCGAGAAACTGGGCCTCTCTTTCGCCCACAATGCCTATGGCAGCAACATCGAGGAGGGGATCATCACTGCCCTGCTCGACGCGGCGACCCTGACAGGGCGAAAAAAACGACCACTGGCCATTTTGGAAATCGATGAGCGGGTTACGCGAATCGTCTTCAAGAGTCTGCGTCCCGACTATCTGCTTGTCACCAATCTTTTCCGTGAATCCTATCTGCGGAACGCTCACGGGGAGTTCATTTTCGATATTTTAAATGAGAGCATTCCCCCTTCAACCCAACTCATCCTGAACGCCGATGACCTCCTGTCCCAGCAGCTGGGAGAAAGCCGCCGCCACACCTCTTTCGGCATCGCGCGCCTGCCGGGTGAAGAGGCCTTTAACACCAGTCTGATCCGCGACGTCAATCTTTGTCCGCGATGCCAGGGTCCTTTGACTGACGACTTCATCCGCTACCATCATATCGGCCGATCCCGCTGCGAGGCCTGTGGCTGGAGATCCATGATCCCCGACTTTGAAGCGACCGCCGTGTCCTCCGGAACTCTCACCCTCTCGAACACCTTGGATAACAGCGAGGAGACCTATCCCTTCAAGGGGGAAAATATCCTGGAAGCTTACAATCTTTTGGCAGCCATTGCTCTGTTCAGAACCCTGGGTTATGGCCGGGAGATCATCGCCCGGATCTTGGGGGAAGTCGCCATCGGCGTAACAAGGAAAGAAATCATCCAGGCTGGGGACAAAAGGATCTACAGAATGCTGGCAAAAGGCAAGAACCCCATCGCTGTCAGCCGTGTCCTGGATGCCCTGTGCAGTCTGCCTGGCCGCAAACAATTCATCCTCCTGGTCGACACCAGCGTCAAGAAAATGTCAGAGGAGGACAACACGGCCTGGCTTTATGATACGGATCTGTCAATCCTTGCGGCGGAGGAGGTCACCCGCATAATTGTCGGCGGCCGCCGCGCGGAGGACATCCGGACCGCCCTGCTTTTTGCGGGCCTGCCGCCTGAAAAAATCAGGACCTGCCGGGACAAAAGTGAAACAGGATCCCTAGTGAAGCATTCGCAAGGTCCGGAAACACTCGCCATCCTTTATGAACTATATTCAGAGCCGGTTTCGCGCAAGGTGGCGGCCTCCTTGCAGCGGGTATTCTCGAAGGCGGCTGCGGAAAGCGGGGTCAAGCCATGA